One window of the Pseudomonas sp. S04 genome contains the following:
- a CDS encoding amino acid aminotransferase has protein sequence MFFDAIGRVPGDPILGLMEAYAQDPNPRKFDLGVGVYKDAQGLTPIPHSVKLAEQRLVDGQGTKTYIGGHGDPAFGKVINELVLGADSALIAEQRAGATQTPGGTGALRLSADFIAHCLPGRGIWLSNPTWPIHETIYATAGLKVSHYPYVGSDNRLDVEAMLATLNLIPKGDVVLLHACCHNPTGFDLSQDDWRRVLDVVRSRELLPLIDFAYQGFGDGLEQDAWAVRLFAEELPELLITSSCSKNFGLYRDRTGALIVCAKDPEKLTDVRSQLAHIARNLWSTPPDHGAAVVATILGDPELKQRWADEVEAMRQRIAQLRSGLVEALEPHGLRERFAHIGVQRGMFSYTGLTPEQVKKLREQHSVYMVSSGRANVAGIDATRLDLLAEAIADVCRD, from the coding sequence ATGTTTTTCGACGCCATCGGCCGGGTGCCCGGCGACCCGATCCTCGGCCTGATGGAGGCCTATGCGCAGGACCCCAATCCGCGCAAATTCGACCTCGGCGTAGGTGTCTATAAAGACGCCCAGGGCCTGACGCCGATCCCGCACTCAGTGAAACTCGCTGAACAGCGCCTGGTGGATGGCCAGGGCACCAAGACCTACATCGGCGGTCACGGTGACCCGGCGTTCGGCAAGGTGATCAACGAACTGGTGCTGGGCGCCGACTCGGCGCTGATCGCCGAACAGCGGGCCGGCGCCACCCAGACTCCGGGTGGCACCGGGGCCTTGCGCCTGAGTGCCGACTTCATCGCGCACTGCCTGCCTGGGCGTGGCATCTGGCTGAGCAACCCGACCTGGCCGATCCACGAAACCATCTACGCGACCGCCGGCCTCAAGGTCAGCCACTACCCTTACGTGGGCAGTGACAACCGCCTGGATGTCGAGGCCATGCTGGCCACCCTGAACCTGATCCCCAAGGGTGATGTGGTGCTGTTGCACGCCTGCTGCCATAACCCGACCGGTTTCGACCTGTCCCAGGATGACTGGCGCCGGGTGCTGGACGTGGTGCGCAGCCGCGAATTGTTGCCGCTGATCGACTTCGCCTACCAGGGCTTTGGCGATGGCCTGGAGCAGGATGCCTGGGCCGTGCGCTTGTTCGCCGAGGAGCTGCCTGAGCTGTTGATCACCAGTTCCTGCTCGAAGAACTTCGGCCTGTACCGCGATCGCACCGGGGCGCTGATTGTCTGCGCCAAGGATCCCGAGAAGCTGACCGATGTACGCAGCCAACTGGCCCACATCGCCCGTAACCTGTGGTCGACGCCACCGGATCACGGCGCGGCCGTGGTAGCGACCATCCTCGGCGACCCAGAGTTGAAACAGCGCTGGGCCGACGAAGTGGAAGCCATGCGCCAGCGTATCGCCCAACTGCGTTCGGGCCTGGTCGAAGCGCTGGAACCCCACGGTCTGCGCGAGCGTTTCGCCCATATCGGTGTACAGCGCGGGATGTTTTCCTACACAGGTTTGACGCCAGAACAGGTGAAAAAACTGCGCGAGCAACACAGCGTGTACATGGTCAGCTCGGGACGCGCCAACGTGGCCGGGATCGACGCCACGCGCCTGGACCTACTGGCCGAGGCGATCGCTGACGTCTGCCGTGACTAA
- the phhA gene encoding phenylalanine 4-monooxygenase — MKQTQYVAREPDAQGFIHYTAEEHAVWNTLITRQLKVLEGRACPEYMEGIDKLGLPHDRIPQLDEINKVLGETTGWQVARVPALIPFQTFFELLASKQFPVATFIRTREELDYLQEPDIFHEIFGHCPLLTNPWFAEFTHTYGKLGLQATKEERVYLARLYWMTIEFGLVDTPEGQRIYGGGILSSPKETVYSLSGEPEHQAFDPLEAMRTPYRIDILQPLYFVLPNLKRLFDLAHEDIMGMVQQGMQLGLHAPKFPPKPKAA; from the coding sequence ATGAAGCAGACGCAATACGTGGCCCGCGAGCCCGATGCGCAAGGGTTTATCCACTACACCGCTGAAGAACACGCGGTGTGGAACACGCTGATCACTCGCCAGTTGAAAGTGCTCGAGGGTCGTGCGTGCCCGGAATACATGGAAGGCATCGACAAGCTCGGCCTGCCCCATGACCGCATTCCCCAGCTCGACGAAATCAACAAGGTCCTGGGTGAAACCACCGGCTGGCAAGTTGCCCGGGTTCCGGCGCTGATTCCGTTCCAGACCTTTTTCGAATTGCTGGCCAGCAAGCAGTTTCCTGTCGCGACCTTTATTCGTACCCGCGAAGAACTGGATTACCTGCAAGAGCCGGACATTTTCCACGAGATTTTCGGCCACTGCCCACTGCTGACCAACCCGTGGTTCGCCGAATTCACCCACACCTACGGCAAGCTTGGCTTGCAGGCGACCAAGGAAGAGCGGGTGTACCTGGCGCGCCTGTACTGGATGACCATCGAGTTCGGCCTGGTCGACACCCCTGAAGGCCAGCGCATCTACGGCGGCGGCATTCTCTCCTCGCCGAAGGAAACCGTGTACAGCCTGTCCGGCGAGCCCGAGCACCAGGCCTTCGATCCGCTGGAAGCGATGCGCACGCCGTACCGCATCGACATCCTGCAGCCCCTGTACTTTGTCCTGCCCAACCTCAAGCGCCTGTTCGACCTGGCCCACGAGGACATCATGGGCATGGTCCAGCAGGGCATGCAGTTGGGTCTGCACGCGCCGAAATTTCCGCCAAAACCCAAGGCGGCCTGA
- a CDS encoding sigma-54-dependent transcriptional regulator, with protein sequence MRIKVHCQNRIGILRDILNLLVEYGINVARGEVGGEHGNAIYLHCPNLINIQFQALRAKFEAIAGVFGVKRVGLMPSERRHMELNALLGALEFPVLSIDMGGSIVAANRAAAQLLGVRVDEVPGIPLSRYAEDFDLPELVRANKSRINGLRVKVKGDVFLADIAPLQSEHDDSEAMAGAVLTLHRADRVGERIYNVRKQELRGFDSIFQSSKVMAAVVREARRMAPLDAPLLIEGETGTGKELLARACHLASPRGQSPLMALNCAGLPESMAETELFGYGPGAFEGARAEGKLGLLELTAGGTLFLDGVGEMSPRLQVKLLRFLQDGCFRRVGSDEEVYLDVRVICATQVDLSELCASGEFRQDLYHRLNVLSLHIPPLRECLDGLTPLVEHFLDQASRQIGCPLPKLAPAAMDRLSHYHWPGNVRQLENVLFQAVSLCEGGTVKAEHIRLPDYGVRQPLGDFSLDGGLDEIVGRFEKAVLERLYSEHSSSRLLGKRLGVSHTTIANKLREYEIGKLER encoded by the coding sequence ATGCGTATCAAAGTCCATTGCCAGAACCGCATCGGCATCCTGCGCGACATCCTCAACCTGCTGGTGGAGTACGGGATCAACGTCGCTCGCGGGGAGGTCGGCGGTGAGCACGGCAACGCGATCTACCTGCATTGCCCGAACCTGATCAACATCCAGTTCCAGGCGCTGCGGGCGAAATTCGAGGCGATTGCCGGGGTATTCGGGGTCAAGCGGGTAGGGCTGATGCCCAGCGAGCGCCGGCACATGGAACTCAATGCCTTGCTCGGGGCGTTGGAGTTCCCGGTGTTGTCGATCGACATGGGCGGCTCGATCGTCGCGGCCAACCGTGCAGCGGCGCAATTGCTCGGGGTGCGGGTCGACGAAGTGCCGGGGATCCCGCTGTCACGCTACGCCGAGGATTTCGACCTGCCGGAACTGGTGCGCGCCAACAAGTCGCGGATCAATGGCCTGCGGGTCAAGGTCAAGGGTGACGTGTTCCTGGCCGACATCGCCCCCCTGCAGTCGGAACACGACGACAGCGAGGCCATGGCGGGCGCAGTGCTGACCCTGCACCGGGCCGACCGGGTTGGCGAGCGCATCTACAACGTGCGCAAGCAGGAGTTGCGCGGCTTTGACAGTATTTTCCAAAGCTCCAAGGTGATGGCGGCGGTGGTCCGGGAAGCGCGACGCATGGCGCCCCTGGATGCGCCGCTGTTGATCGAGGGCGAGACTGGCACCGGCAAGGAACTGCTGGCGCGCGCCTGCCACCTGGCCAGCCCGCGCGGCCAGTCGCCGTTGATGGCGCTGAACTGCGCCGGGTTGCCGGAGTCGATGGCCGAGACCGAGTTGTTCGGCTACGGCCCCGGCGCGTTCGAAGGCGCGCGGGCCGAAGGTAAGCTCGGGCTGCTGGAATTGACGGCGGGCGGCACGCTGTTCCTCGATGGCGTCGGCGAAATGAGCCCGCGCTTGCAGGTGAAATTGCTGCGGTTCCTGCAAGACGGTTGCTTCCGCCGTGTCGGCAGCGATGAAGAGGTCTACCTGGATGTGCGGGTCATCTGTGCGACCCAGGTCGACCTCTCCGAGCTGTGTGCCAGCGGTGAGTTCCGCCAGGACCTGTACCACCGCTTGAATGTGCTGTCGCTGCACATCCCGCCGTTGCGCGAGTGCCTCGACGGCCTGACGCCGCTGGTCGAGCACTTCCTCGACCAGGCCAGCCGGCAGATCGGCTGCCCCTTGCCGAAACTGGCGCCGGCGGCCATGGATCGGCTCAGCCACTACCACTGGCCGGGCAACGTCCGGCAGTTGGAGAACGTGCTGTTCCAGGCGGTGTCACTGTGCGAAGGCGGCACGGTCAAGGCCGAGCACATTCGCCTGCCGGACTACGGCGTGCGCCAGCCGCTGGGGGATTTTTCCCTGGACGGCGGGTTGGATGAAATTGTCGGGCGGTTTGAAAAGGCCGTGCTGGAACGCTTGTATTCAGAACACAGCAGCAGTCGATTGCTCGGTAAACGCCTGGGTGTTTCCCACACCACCATTGCCAACAAGTTGCGCGAATATGAAATCGGCAAACTTGAGCGCTAA
- a CDS encoding Hcp family type VI secretion system effector has protein sequence MASHSYMSITGKHQGLISAGCSGSDSIGNKCQIDHQDEIMVLAYAHDMLTGNDGSTAGGRGKHMPIMITKGIDKSSPLLASALHEGEEVECKIDFYRTSSAGGQERYYSIHLTGARIDHVSVQVPHAVRMNDADPQELVSIRYREIAWAHVPGATSAYSTWRNESE, from the coding sequence ATGGCCAGTCACAGCTACATGAGTATTACCGGAAAGCACCAAGGTTTGATTTCTGCCGGTTGCTCCGGCTCTGATTCCATCGGCAACAAATGTCAGATCGACCACCAGGATGAAATCATGGTGCTGGCTTATGCGCACGACATGCTCACTGGCAATGACGGTAGCACGGCAGGTGGGCGCGGCAAGCACATGCCGATCATGATTACCAAGGGTATCGATAAGTCATCACCGTTGTTGGCCAGTGCGCTGCATGAGGGTGAAGAAGTTGAGTGCAAGATCGATTTTTACCGAACCTCTTCGGCGGGTGGTCAGGAACGGTACTATTCAATACACCTGACCGGTGCGCGCATCGACCATGTCAGCGTGCAAGTCCCCCACGCCGTTCGTATGAATGACGCTGATCCTCAAGAGCTGGTCTCCATTCGTTATAGGGAAATTGCCTGGGCGCATGTTCCCGGTGCCACAAGTGCTTACAGTACTTGGAGGAATGAAAGTGAATGA
- a CDS encoding MFS transporter has translation MPDPQRPMAVTLQVVSIVLFTFIGYLNIGIPLAVLPGYVHSDLGFGAVIAGLVISVQYLATLLSRPYAGRIIDNKGSKLAVMYGLAGCGLSGVFMLLSAWTQSLPMVSLISLLIGRLVLGSAESLVGSGSIGWGIGRVGAPNTAKVISWNGIASYGALAVGAPLGVLLVRQYGLWSMGVSIILLALVGLLLAWPKTAAPIVAGERLPFLHVLGRVLPHGCGLALGSIGFGTIATFITLYYATQHWDNAVLCLSLFGASFIGARLLFGNLINRLGGFRVAIACLSVETLGLLLLWLAPDANWALAGAALSGFGFSLVFPALGVEAVNLVPASSRGAAVGAYSLFIDLSLGITGPLAGAIAAGFGFASIFLFAALAALSGLALSVYLYRQAPRLRENR, from the coding sequence ATGCCAGATCCCCAGCGCCCCATGGCGGTCACGCTGCAAGTCGTTTCCATCGTCCTGTTTACCTTCATCGGCTACCTGAACATCGGCATCCCCCTGGCCGTATTGCCCGGCTATGTGCACAGCGACCTGGGATTTGGCGCGGTCATCGCGGGCCTGGTGATCAGCGTGCAATACCTCGCCACCCTGCTCAGCCGCCCCTATGCCGGACGCATCATCGACAACAAGGGCAGCAAGCTGGCGGTGATGTATGGCTTGGCCGGCTGCGGCCTGAGCGGGGTATTCATGCTGCTCTCGGCGTGGACCCAGAGCCTGCCGATGGTGAGCCTGATCAGCCTGTTGATCGGCCGCCTGGTCCTCGGCAGCGCGGAAAGCCTGGTGGGATCGGGCTCGATCGGCTGGGGCATCGGTCGAGTCGGCGCGCCGAACACCGCCAAGGTAATTTCCTGGAATGGCATCGCCAGCTACGGCGCGTTGGCGGTGGGTGCACCGCTGGGCGTCCTGCTGGTGCGCCAGTACGGGCTGTGGAGCATGGGCGTGAGCATCATTTTACTGGCGCTGGTCGGCTTGCTGCTGGCCTGGCCTAAGACCGCTGCGCCGATCGTCGCCGGCGAGCGCCTGCCCTTCCTGCATGTGCTGGGACGGGTGCTGCCCCACGGGTGCGGACTGGCGCTGGGGTCCATCGGATTTGGCACCATCGCCACCTTCATTACCCTGTATTACGCCACCCAGCACTGGGATAACGCCGTGCTGTGCCTGAGCCTGTTCGGCGCCAGCTTCATTGGCGCGCGCCTGCTGTTCGGCAACCTGATCAACCGCCTGGGCGGGTTTCGGGTGGCGATCGCCTGCCTGTCGGTGGAAACCCTCGGCCTGCTGTTGTTGTGGCTGGCCCCGGACGCGAACTGGGCATTGGCCGGGGCAGCGTTGAGCGGGTTCGGTTTTTCGCTGGTGTTCCCGGCCTTGGGCGTGGAAGCGGTCAACCTGGTACCCGCTTCCAGCCGTGGCGCAGCCGTGGGTGCCTATTCGCTGTTCATCGACTTGTCCCTGGGCATTACCGGCCCCTTGGCCGGCGCAATCGCCGCAGGCTTCGGCTTCGCCTCGATCTTCCTGTTCGCCGCCCTCGCCGCCCTCAGCGGCCTGGCACTGAGCGTCTATCTATACCGCCAGGCACCGAGACTGCGGGAAAACCGCTAG
- the rluB gene encoding 23S rRNA pseudouridine(2605) synthase RluB → MSINDQKDDQEIGPAGEKLQKVLARIGVGSRRDVEAWISHGRIKVNGKDATLGQRVDMHDAITIDGKVIKREEAAESVRRVIMYNKPDGEICTRVDPEGRPTVFDKMPRPKEGRWINIGRLDINTTGLLMFTTDGELANRLMHPSYEMDREYAVRVRGEVDDEMIERLKAGVVLEDGPAKFTDIKQAPGGEGFNHWYHCVVMEGRNREVRRLWESQGLVVSRLKRVRFGPVFLNSDLPMGRWREMSQYEVDILSAEVGLTPVAMPQMNAKSKDKLDRMQRKSSRPMGKTERVRTLRPAAGAPAAAPRPAREPHIEGERASRKPAGRQDGERGPRSPRPANGRTERGEGRGAPAGRGTPVADRPADTNRPAKPAPKKRPGIVLVDRDAPSGKRRGAPAGSGQRPGFGRRKPE, encoded by the coding sequence ATGAGTATCAACGACCAGAAAGACGACCAGGAAATCGGCCCAGCAGGCGAAAAACTGCAGAAAGTCCTCGCCCGTATCGGCGTCGGCTCGCGCCGTGACGTAGAAGCCTGGATCAGCCACGGCCGAATCAAGGTCAATGGCAAAGACGCCACGCTCGGTCAGCGTGTCGACATGCACGACGCCATCACCATCGATGGCAAGGTGATCAAGCGTGAAGAAGCGGCCGAATCGGTCCGCCGCGTGATCATGTACAACAAACCCGACGGCGAAATCTGCACCCGTGTCGATCCGGAAGGCCGTCCTACCGTGTTCGACAAGATGCCGCGTCCCAAAGAAGGGCGCTGGATCAACATCGGCCGCCTGGACATCAACACCACCGGTCTGCTGATGTTCACCACTGACGGTGAGCTGGCCAACCGCCTGATGCACCCTTCCTACGAAATGGACCGCGAATACGCGGTGCGTGTCCGTGGTGAAGTCGACGACGAGATGATCGAGCGCCTGAAGGCGGGCGTGGTCCTCGAAGACGGCCCGGCCAAGTTCACCGACATCAAGCAGGCGCCAGGTGGCGAAGGTTTCAACCACTGGTACCACTGCGTGGTGATGGAAGGTCGCAACCGCGAAGTACGTCGCCTGTGGGAATCCCAGGGCCTGGTGGTAAGCCGCCTGAAGCGTGTGCGTTTTGGTCCGGTGTTCCTCAACTCCGACCTGCCGATGGGCCGCTGGCGCGAAATGAGCCAGTACGAAGTCGACATTCTGAGTGCTGAAGTTGGCCTGACCCCAGTGGCCATGCCGCAGATGAACGCCAAGAGCAAAGACAAGCTCGATCGCATGCAGCGTAAATCGTCGCGTCCGATGGGCAAGACCGAGCGCGTGCGCACCTTGCGTCCAGCCGCCGGTGCCCCGGCTGCCGCTCCGCGTCCAGCACGTGAGCCGCATATCGAAGGCGAACGTGCGAGCCGCAAGCCGGCAGGACGTCAGGACGGTGAGCGCGGTCCGCGTTCGCCACGTCCGGCCAACGGTCGCACAGAGCGCGGCGAAGGCCGTGGCGCTCCGGCAGGTCGTGGTACGCCAGTGGCAGACCGCCCGGCCGACACCAACCGCCCGGCCAAGCCTGCGCCGAAAAAGCGTCCAGGCATTGTCCTGGTCGACCGTGACGCGCCATCGGGCAAGCGTCGCGGCGCACCGGCCGGTTCCGGCCAGCGTCCTGGCTTTGGCCGTCGCAAGCCGGAGTGA
- a CDS encoding 4a-hydroxytetrahydrobiopterin dehydratase — protein MTALNQAHCEACRADAPQVSDEELPVLIKQIPDWNIEVRDGVMQLEKVFLFKNFKFALAFTNTMGEISEAEGHHPGLLTEWGKVTVTWWSHSIKGLHRNDFIMAARTDEVAKDAEGRK, from the coding sequence ATGACCGCTCTCAACCAAGCCCATTGCGAAGCCTGCCGCGCCGATGCCCCACAAGTCAGCGACGAAGAACTGCCGGTATTGATCAAGCAGATCCCTGACTGGAACATCGAAGTTCGCGACGGCGTCATGCAGCTGGAAAAAGTTTTCCTGTTCAAGAACTTCAAGTTCGCCCTGGCGTTCACCAACACCATGGGTGAAATCTCCGAAGCCGAAGGTCACCACCCAGGCCTGCTCACCGAGTGGGGCAAAGTCACCGTGACCTGGTGGAGCCACTCGATCAAGGGCCTGCACCGCAATGACTTCATCATGGCCGCGCGCACTGACGAAGTGGCCAAGGACGCCGAGGGCCGCAAGTAA
- the arfB gene encoding alternative ribosome rescue aminoacyl-tRNA hydrolase ArfB: MLVISNNVHLPDAEIELTAIRAQGAGGQNVNKVSSAVHLRFDIPASSLPEFYKERLLALRDSRITSDGVIIIKAQQYRTQEQNRADALERLTELILAATKVEKKRRPTKPTLGSKKRRLESKTKRGSIKAGRGKVDF, encoded by the coding sequence ATGCTGGTGATTTCCAACAACGTGCATCTGCCGGATGCCGAGATCGAGTTGACTGCCATTCGCGCGCAAGGCGCCGGTGGGCAGAACGTCAACAAGGTCTCCAGTGCCGTGCACCTGCGCTTCGACATTCCGGCCTCGTCCTTGCCCGAGTTCTACAAGGAACGCCTGCTCGCGCTGCGCGACAGCCGGATCACCAGCGATGGCGTGATCATCATCAAGGCCCAGCAATACCGCACCCAGGAGCAGAATCGGGCGGATGCCCTGGAGCGATTGACTGAGTTGATCCTGGCCGCCACCAAGGTCGAAAAGAAGCGCCGCCCGACCAAGCCGACCCTCGGCTCGAAGAAACGTCGGCTGGAGTCCAAGACCAAGCGGGGCTCGATCAAGGCCGGGCGTGGCAAGGTGGATTTCTAG
- a CDS encoding amino acid permease: MSGQTSHSGELKRGLKNRHIQLIALGGAIGTGLFLGSAGVLKSAGPSMILGYAICGFIAFMIMRQLGEMIVEEPVAGSFSHFAHKYWGGFAGFLSGWNCWILYILVGMSELTAVGKYVHYWWPEIPTWASAAVFFLMINAINLANVKVFGEAEFWFAIIKVVAIVGMIALGSYLLVSGTGGPQASVSNLWEHGGFFPNGVSGLVMAMAIIMFSFGGLEMLGFTAAEADQPKTVIPKAINQVIYRILIFYIGALVILLSLTPWDSLLSTLNASGDSYSGSPFVQVFSMLGSNTAAHILNFVVLTAALSVYNSGTYCNSRMLLGMAEQGDAPKGLAKIDKRGVPVRSILASAAVTLVAVLLNYLIPQHALELLMSLVVATLVINWAMISFSHFKFRQHMNRTRQTPLFKALWYPYGNYVCLAFVVFILGIMLMIPGIQISVYAIPVWILFMWVCYGIKNKRSAQRALNAAAPAVK; encoded by the coding sequence ATGAGTGGACAAACCTCGCATTCAGGCGAGCTAAAACGCGGCCTGAAAAATCGCCATATTCAACTGATCGCCCTCGGTGGCGCGATTGGTACCGGATTGTTCCTGGGCTCTGCCGGCGTACTGAAGTCGGCCGGCCCATCGATGATCCTCGGCTACGCCATCTGCGGCTTCATCGCCTTCATGATCATGCGCCAGCTGGGCGAAATGATCGTCGAAGAGCCGGTGGCCGGCTCCTTCAGTCACTTCGCGCACAAATACTGGGGCGGCTTCGCCGGCTTCCTGTCGGGCTGGAACTGCTGGATCCTGTACATCCTGGTGGGCATGTCGGAGCTGACCGCGGTCGGTAAATACGTGCACTACTGGTGGCCGGAGATCCCGACCTGGGCCTCGGCGGCCGTCTTCTTCCTGATGATCAACGCGATCAACCTGGCCAACGTCAAAGTCTTTGGCGAGGCCGAGTTCTGGTTTGCGATTATCAAGGTGGTGGCGATTGTCGGCATGATTGCCCTGGGCAGCTATCTGCTGGTCAGCGGCACCGGCGGCCCGCAAGCCTCGGTGAGCAACCTGTGGGAACACGGTGGTTTCTTCCCTAACGGTGTCAGCGGTCTGGTGATGGCGATGGCGATCATCATGTTCTCCTTTGGCGGCCTGGAAATGCTCGGCTTCACCGCCGCAGAAGCCGACCAGCCAAAAACCGTGATCCCCAAGGCCATCAACCAGGTGATCTACCGGATCCTGATTTTCTACATCGGCGCCCTGGTGATCCTGCTGTCGTTGACTCCATGGGACAGCCTGCTGAGCACCCTGAACGCCTCGGGCGACTCCTACAGCGGTAGCCCGTTTGTCCAGGTGTTCTCGATGCTGGGCAGCAACACCGCCGCCCACATCCTCAACTTCGTGGTCCTGACCGCGGCCTTGTCGGTGTACAACAGCGGTACCTACTGCAACAGCCGCATGTTGCTGGGCATGGCCGAGCAGGGCGATGCGCCCAAGGGCCTGGCCAAGATCGACAAGCGCGGCGTGCCGGTGCGTTCGATCCTCGCTTCGGCCGCGGTGACCCTGGTGGCGGTGCTGCTCAACTATCTGATCCCGCAACATGCGCTGGAACTGCTGATGTCGCTGGTGGTTGCCACGCTGGTGATCAACTGGGCGATGATCAGCTTTTCGCACTTCAAGTTCCGCCAGCACATGAACCGTACCCGGCAGACGCCGCTGTTCAAGGCTTTGTGGTACCCGTACGGGAACTATGTGTGCCTGGCGTTCGTGGTGTTTATCCTCGGTATCATGTTGATGATCCCGGGCATTCAGATCTCGGTGTATGCGATTCCGGTGTGGATCCTGTTCATGTGGGTCTGCTATGGCATCAAGAACAAGCGCAGTGCGCAACGGGCTTTGAATGCAGCTGCTCCTGCTGTGAAGTAA
- a CDS encoding DUF4225 domain-containing protein gives MKVNEASCDIHDVNKAASDLVAVGCSIGMAHISDGFARLRFSSIVSSYVDEVIQAVDEGVVSAWQALQEIRAEYEDLSSKARFYLQNGIGVAAGVMQVRMGVTIIGVPGGLGVAPGVLTVGHGVNNIYEGFGNIYHGSDGPSTIGPIRSAYRAMFNDDKGDMAYYSMDLLVSTYGVFRFVQKPGAVELFRRDPVNYEMAYRQAGKLSLSFEALVDFLTISTMVSEGEKKSR, from the coding sequence ATGAAAGTGAATGAGGCTTCTTGCGATATTCACGATGTGAATAAAGCAGCTTCTGATCTGGTTGCAGTTGGATGCAGCATAGGCATGGCGCATATTTCTGATGGTTTTGCGCGGCTTCGATTTAGCTCGATTGTATCTTCCTATGTTGATGAAGTTATTCAGGCGGTTGATGAGGGGGTGGTTAGTGCGTGGCAAGCGCTACAGGAAATAAGAGCCGAGTACGAAGATTTATCATCAAAGGCGCGGTTCTATCTTCAAAATGGTATTGGGGTTGCGGCGGGGGTGATGCAGGTTAGGATGGGGGTTACGATTATTGGAGTTCCGGGAGGGCTCGGCGTAGCCCCGGGTGTACTCACGGTTGGGCATGGTGTTAATAATATCTATGAAGGATTTGGAAATATCTATCATGGGTCGGACGGTCCAAGTACGATTGGGCCCATTAGGTCTGCCTATAGAGCAATGTTCAATGATGATAAGGGGGATATGGCCTATTACTCTATGGACTTGCTTGTTTCGACGTATGGGGTTTTTAGATTCGTGCAAAAGCCGGGGGCGGTGGAGCTCTTTAGGCGTGACCCAGTTAATTATGAAATGGCTTATCGCCAAGCTGGAAAATTATCCTTGTCTTTTGAGGCGTTAGTTGATTTTTTGACGATAAGTACGATGGTTTCAGAAGGGGAGAAAAAAAGCAGATGA
- a CDS encoding IS4 family transposase: MTRVILEQAVPATWVDQVFEEHRQRQYPRELLFSTIVELMSLVSLGLRPSLHAAARQMEDLPVSLAALYDKVSRTEPALLRALVTGSAERLAPTIKELGHSAILPGWQLRVVDGNHLPSSEKRLGALRRERGAARPGFSVVVYDPDLDQVVDLQPCEDAYASERVSVLPLLEKACAGQLWMADRLYCTLPVMDACEESGASFIIREPSKHPRLLKESDWQESVAVGVGSVREQIIEVKGGRQWRRVELNLQNPTESGDTTLLFWSNLPDSISAEQIADLYRRRWSIEGMFQRLESVLDSEIETLGNPKAALLGFASAVLAYNVLAVLKHSVEQAHRQTLPDDWEASIFHLTVQVRSGYEGMQIALPAEHSSIPIPAGGLAQYLLALARNIQPKAVVKSKRGPKVPKPKEWLEGKAANAHVSTDRVLKAAKVKRP, from the coding sequence ATGACCAGAGTGATACTGGAGCAGGCTGTTCCTGCCACATGGGTCGATCAGGTGTTCGAAGAACATCGTCAGCGGCAATACCCGCGTGAGCTTCTGTTCTCAACCATCGTTGAACTGATGTCCCTTGTTTCATTGGGCTTGCGACCATCGCTACATGCTGCTGCACGGCAGATGGAGGATCTTCCCGTCAGCTTGGCGGCGCTGTATGACAAGGTCAGCCGCACAGAACCTGCGCTGCTGCGCGCCCTGGTCACCGGCAGCGCAGAGCGCTTGGCCCCGACGATAAAAGAGCTGGGGCACTCAGCCATTTTGCCTGGCTGGCAACTGCGGGTCGTCGACGGCAATCACCTGCCTTCCAGCGAAAAACGCCTGGGCGCTTTGCGCCGTGAACGAGGGGCCGCCCGGCCTGGTTTTTCAGTAGTGGTTTACGACCCCGATCTGGATCAGGTCGTCGATCTTCAGCCCTGTGAAGATGCCTATGCCAGTGAGCGCGTCAGCGTTCTGCCGTTGCTGGAAAAAGCCTGTGCGGGGCAGCTGTGGATGGCTGATCGACTCTATTGCACGCTCCCCGTCATGGACGCCTGCGAAGAGTCCGGAGCCTCGTTCATCATTCGCGAACCGAGCAAGCATCCACGTCTACTTAAGGAAAGCGACTGGCAGGAGTCTGTCGCGGTCGGGGTAGGCAGCGTGCGCGAGCAAATCATCGAGGTCAAAGGTGGTCGCCAGTGGCGGCGTGTCGAACTGAATCTGCAAAACCCCACCGAATCTGGCGACACCACGCTGTTGTTCTGGAGCAACTTGCCCGACTCCATCAGTGCCGAGCAAATCGCCGATTTGTACCGCCGTCGCTGGAGCATCGAAGGGATGTTCCAGCGTCTGGAATCGGTGCTGGACAGCGAAATCGAAACCTTGGGCAACCCTAAGGCCGCCCTGCTGGGATTTGCGTCGGCCGTGTTGGCTTACAACGTCTTGGCCGTGCTCAAGCACAGCGTTGAACAGGCTCATCGCCAGACCCTGCCCGACGATTGGGAAGCATCGATTTTCCACCTGACGGTACAGGTACGCAGCGGTTACGAGGGTATGCAAATAGCCCTGCCAGCAGAACACTCATCCATTCCGATCCCCGCAGGAGGGCTGGCTCAGTATCTGCTTGCACTCGCTCGAAACATCCAGCCCAAAGCGGTCGTCAAGAGTAAACGAGGTCCGAAGGTGCCCAAACCAAAGGAGTGGCTTGAAGGCAAAGCCGCGAATGCCCACGTG